A genome region from Prionailurus viverrinus isolate Anna chromosome A3, UM_Priviv_1.0, whole genome shotgun sequence includes the following:
- the TCF15 gene encoding transcription factor 15 has product MAFALLRPVGAHVLYPDVRLLSEDEENRSESDASDQSFGCCEGLEAARRGPGPGGGRRAGGGAGPVVVVRQRQAANARERDRTQSVNTAFTALRTLIPTEPVDRKLSKIETLRLASSYIAHLANVLLLGDAADDGQPCFRAAGSAKSAVPAAPDGGRQPRSICTFCLSNQRKGGGRRDLGGSCLKVRGVAPLRVPRR; this is encoded by the exons ATGGCGTTCGCGCTGCTGCGCCCCGTCGGCGCGCACGTGCTGTACCCGGACGTGCGGCTGCTGAGCGAGGACGAGGAGAACCGCAGCGAGAGCGACGCGTCCGACCAGTCGTTCGGCTGCTGCGAGGGCCTGGAGGCGGCGCGGCGCGGCCCGGGCCccgggggcgggcggcgggcgggcggcggcgcgggccCCGTGGTGGTGGTGCGACAGCGGCAGGCGGCCAACGCGCGGGAGCGGGACCGCACGCAGAGCGTGAACACGGCCTTCACGGCGCTGCGCACGCTCATCCCCACCGAGCCGGTGGACCGCAAGCTGTCCAAGATCGAGACGCTGCGCCTGGCGTCCAGCTACATCGCGCACCTGGCCAACGTGCTGCTGCTGGGGGACGCGGCCGACGACGGGCAGCCGTGCTTCCGGGCGGCCGGCAGTGCAAAGAGCGCGGTCCCCGCTGCCCCCGACGGCGGCCGCCAGCCGCGCTCCATCTGCACCTTCTGCCTCAGCAACCAGCGCAAAGGG GGTGGCCGTCGTGACCTGGGGGGCAGCTGCTTGAAGGTGAGGGGGGTAGCCCCCCTCCGAGTGCCACGGAGATGA